A window of Terriglobia bacterium genomic DNA:
GATAAGCGTGCCTTTCAGAGCCAACTGTTCGACCCTTCATCGGGAGAAATTCTCGATCCGGACGCCGGGTTCCCTTTTCAAACTGGTGATCCCGGGGGAACCCCCCGAACTTGGATTTGGGAATGGCAAAGTCAGCCTTGCCGTCTTGGATCAGGAACTAAAGCCTCAAAATGACTGCCATGGGACGTCAACCCAGATATCCCCAGGTAATTCACCCTCGGTAAAAACTACTTCCTTTGCTCCAGCATTCCTGCGATTCCTTATGGCCTCGGGGGGAAAACTCCTTGGAGCGCAATGATGAATGTCAGGGCGAGATAGGGAGGCATGTTGTTATGCGGAAAACTGCTCCCTGCCAACGACGTGGCCAGCGGGCTCATCTGAACATTATTGACTGAAGTTGGGGCGTAGGCGGGAGGCCGGCCCCTGCCAACAACTGTCCCCCAGGTGTTATTGCTCGGGGAATTAACCCCGCCGGCACTTCCATCGCACTTAACCGTGTGGGAATGAGGGGGCAGTTCACTCTCGATGAGAGTCACCGCTTCTTGTCCGCCACTTTCCCCCAGAAAACGCATGCTCAATCCGGGGCCTTGCCCCGCGTGCAAGGGCGTTGCTCCCTGAAGGTTCGGCAGGGCAAAGGTGCTCCTGCCGTCGCCCCCGTAAAATGTACCAATGAGCGAGAACAACGCGGTATTTTGACTGATGGGCATCAGTTGACCATTGCAAAAGGCCCAGCCTGTGGGCGCAAAGTTTCCCGCGAAGATTCGGATTTCCGCTACAAACGGGTTTGCCATAAAGTTTGCCCCTTTACTAGTTCTGTGAGGGGAATATCCCCTGGAGAGCGATGATGAAGTTCAGCACGAGATAAGGAGGCATGTTCTCGTGCGGTTGATTGCCCCCAATCGGCAGTACGTCAGCAGGGTTCATCCCCGCACTAGGGGTGGGACTGTAGGGATTGTGGGTATCCGCCCCCCATAGATTTGCAGCCGGCGTGGACGCGGTGGCCGGGTTGGAGCTGCCAACCGGCCGGTGCGAATGGGCAGCCATTTCACTGAGGAGAAGAGTGTGGCTGGTCTCTCCGCCCGATTCCCCCAGGGTAATGCCGTCGCCGACGTGGACGGGAACACGGCCCTGCAGGTTGGGAAGGCCGAAGTTGACTCTCCCATCTCCGCCGTAGGTTGTGCCCAGGATCGAGAACAAGGCCTGGTTTTGGTTGATGGGCAGGAGTTGCCCGTTGCAAAAGGCCCATCCCTTTGGGGCAAAATTAAAGCCGACGATTTTGACCTCTCCTAAGAACGGTTCCGACACGCGACCTCCTTCCAAGACGTGAGTGCTTACCCAATCAAGTCTGCGATGGGAAAATTCCAAACAGAGCAATAATAAAATTGACCGTCAGGAACGGCATCATGTTTTCATGGGGCTGTGATCCCCCCGTCAGACTCAATGCACCGGGATCCATCGATGCGCTGGGCGGGCTTGCCGAGAACTGATTGAGACTGGATGACGCCCATACTCTGTTAGAGGGATTGCTGGCTTGTCCGGCACCCGACTGGGCTTGGGGAAAATGGCTGTGCGCGGGGATCTGATTGACGGTCAAGGTGACGCCTTCCACCCCTCCGAATTGTCCCAGGATGAAGCCGGGGCCCTGGTGAATGGGAATTCGGCCGCGCAAGTCCGGGAGAGCAAAGGTCTCTTGTCCATCGCCGCCATAAGTAGTCCCGATCAAAACAAAGAGCGTTTCGTTCTCGGAGATCGGTATCAACGAGCCGTCACACAATGCCCATCCCGCGGGAGCGAAATTTCCCGCGAACATCCGAATTTCGCCAATGAACGGTTGAGACATGCCTGCAACACCTCCTTCTCCATGACCTGAGAAACCGCGGCGAGCCCAAGGAACTGAAAACGTTATGCAGCCTATGATCCGCAGCAACCCGTCAAACTCGGGGACAAAGCCTTGAGGTGAAGCATGCCTCACCTCATCATCATGGCCGGAAACTCTAGGTCAACGGATCGTGGGTAGTATTCGAGGGGAAGTTCGTTGAGCCTTTCGGAGTTCTTTCCCTTGTTTTCTTCCGGGCGGATCGTTTCCTACGAAGGAGCCCCCAAGCCTTACCAACTCTCGCATTCTAGGTCGGGAGGTGGGGCGAGTCAAGGATGAACTGCGGATTTCATGGGATAAAGAAAATTGTGACGGCCATCACTGCAAAACTACACCTCTCTTCGATTGAATTTACTTTTTTTTTCGCGCAGGGATTGCTTTTTCCCGGGAAGCAGGATAACCTCCGCGGTCAAGAATGGCTGGATTGAAAGGAGGCTACACTTGTCCATCTCTCGCCGTGTGTTCCTTGGAGCAGGAGCCTTATGGGGCATTGCTCAAGGGGCGGATCTTATTCATCCTCTCATATTGAATGCGCAGGGGCGACTTCCTGCTGAGACGGGAAGGGGGGAAGGGCTGACCCGGCCCCGTCCGCACGAGCTTATCCGCGAAGGCTTGCATGCCTCGGATATTGACCACCTCTCCGGGTTGCGCAAGGATGACTTTAGCTCGCAGAAGGGTGAGACTTTCAGGGCTTTTCCACCAGACGGAGCACCCGTCAGCCTTCAGTTGATTGAAGTTGCTGATATCAAACCACCCGCTGGAAAAAAGAGACTTGAGGCGCCGGCAACGAGCCCCAACCCTGGTCAGGAGTGCTTTTCGTTGATCTTTCAAGGTCCTCCGGGAACCACGCTTTGGCAAGACACTTTCAAGCTGGTTAACACCCAGCTTGGGC
This region includes:
- a CDS encoding tail fiber protein, whose product is MANPFVAEIRIFAGNFAPTGWAFCNGQLMPISQNTALFSLIGTFYGGDGRSTFALPNLQGATPLHAGQGPGLSMRFLGESGGQEAVTLIESELPPHSHTVKCDGSAGGVNSPSNNTWGTVVGRGRPPAYAPTSVNNVQMSPLATSLAGSSFPHNNMPPYLALTFIIALQGVFPPRP
- a CDS encoding tail fiber protein, whose product is MSEPFLGEVKIVGFNFAPKGWAFCNGQLLPINQNQALFSILGTTYGGDGRVNFGLPNLQGRVPVHVGDGITLGESGGETSHTLLLSEMAAHSHRPVGSSNPATASTPAANLWGADTHNPYSPTPSAGMNPADVLPIGGNQPHENMPPYLVLNFIIALQGIFPSQN
- a CDS encoding tail fiber protein — encoded protein: MSQPFIGEIRMFAGNFAPAGWALCDGSLIPISENETLFVLIGTTYGGDGQETFALPDLRGRIPIHQGPGFILGQFGGVEGVTLTVNQIPAHSHFPQAQSGAGQASNPSNRVWASSSLNQFSASPPSASMDPGALSLTGGSQPHENMMPFLTVNFIIALFGIFPSQT